The Gossypium arboreum isolate Shixiya-1 chromosome 4, ASM2569848v2, whole genome shotgun sequence DNA segment AATTAGTagaattcttcttttctttcatttttcttggGCAGTTTTCTTTTAGGATTTTGAGAGTTTTACGTTGAACTGTTTTGTTGTTGTTAAATTTGATGACACTCTGCTGCTAAGTGCTAAGAAAACCTTCAGTTTTCAAAGCAGAAAAGCTCCGTGTCAAATGCAAAACTTAGGCAGTTTTCCGAAATCGAAACGGCTTTTACCCAGTATGTGGTGACAATTTTGTTTTCGCTGCATAGTTATACAAACATTTGATTGGTTAAGTTATATGATCGATTACACGATAGAAAAACCAAAGAAATGTAACAAATCAATGAAATTTCTACAATCATTGTTTATTATTGCTGTTTAAATCTTATTCAAGAATTGTTTATTATTGCTACACTGTCTGTAACTCACAGTGATGGCTCCACCAATTGAGACTACAGTCAAGTCCTCTGACTCTCACTGCGCTCCACATCCTCCTTTGAATGAAAGGATCCTTTCGTCAATGACCAGGAGGTCCGTCGCTGCTCACCCATGGCATGATCTTGAAATTGGTATGCAATGTCAACTTTAGCTATGTATAGTTTCTTCTGGATTTCAtgttggctttttttttttttttttgtaaatataaCAATTTACTACTTTtttttcctactatttttaatcTCTATTACAGGACCTGGAGCTCCTACGGTTTTCAACTGCGTAAGTATGCTATACTTTATCTTCTTCCCGGTTATTACATATTAAATAACATATCTGGGATGGGATAAAATGCTCTAGACATTACTGCATTTGATTGTCCCTAGCACATTTCTTATAAACATTTATGCAAATCCTTTAGAGTTGAAATATAGTAAAATTTTCATTAATAACAAAGGTTTTAATAGATCTTACTtgattattgttatattgaagatGTGGTTAATTTGTGCAGGTGATTGAAATTGGGAAAGGGAGCAAGGTGAAATATGAACTTGACAAGAAAACTGGTTTGATCAAGGTAATCAACTAGCTACCCAAATGTACTTGAAATGTTGCGATAGATGCTTAATTGGTTGCTGATGAAAAGTGCTTAAGTTTGCAGGTTGATCGTGTGCTTTATTCATCAGTTGTGTATCCTCACAACTATGGTTTCATCCCTCGTACTCTTTGTGAAGACAATGATCCCTTGGATGTCCTGATTATTATGCAGGTACGCCAGTTGCTcctcattttcattaaaaatatcaTAGTTTAATGCAGGGTTGCATAACATGTTTTTCCAATGCACTTTGAGATTGACATGGTCCATATAGTGAATCAAACTTGTGCTGCCATTCTTTTCCCTTAAATATTGTGCATATTCAAACAAAGTGTCTAAAATTTTTAAGGCAATACACCATTGAAATACTTGCAGGAACCAGTTCTTCCAGGGTGCTTTCTTCGGGCTAAAGCTATAGGTCTGATGCCTATGATTGATCAGGTATGCATTAACCACTCATTAAAATAGTCCAGGTTCTTGTATAATACTCAAAACCAAACGAGAAAATAAAATCTGCAACCATGAATGTAGGGTGAGAAAGATGACAAGATTATTGCCGTATGTGCTGATGATCCTGAGTATCGTCACTACAATGACATCAAGGAACTCCCACCTCACCGTTTGGCTGAGATTCGCCGCTTCTTTGAGGACTGTAAGTTTAATTATTCATAGTAGCAAACCAAGCGCCGCATGTAAGTTCTACAATCAAAGACGTCGCTGTGTAACTTTCTTTTGTCTTAATAACTATTTGCAGATAAGAAGAATGAGAACAAGGAAGTTGCTGTCAATGACTTTCTGCCCGCCTCAACTGCTTATGAGGCAATCCAGCATTCCATGTAAGTTATAGTTTCCTATCTAGGCACTTATATATTAAATGATTGAAATACTTATTAACTGTTTTACTTGCAACAAGTTACTAATGATTAAATATATTCGATCAGTTTGatgaaattttaagttttatatatttaattcgaTTGAATAGActtatgaaatttattcaatcaaTTTGTATAGTTTTTATTTAATTGGTTTTCAACATTATGGTTTGTAGGAATTTGTACGCGGACTACATTGTGGAGAGCTTAAGGCGGTAGTTGTTCATAGCATTCCGTCTTTATAGTATATTACATAGTTATGAATATGTTTCTGCTATATACTGAAGTACTGTTATGCATACTGCATTCACCTACGAAGTAATTGTGTGCTTATCCCCTAAAATACATTTTCATTTTCTGgatggaagaaagaaaaaggtTTGAAGTTATGATAATTTTGCAATGATGGCCATAATTTTGGATATTTCTCATTGTAATGGTAATGCCTataattctttttcctttttgtcaTTTGATtctcttgatttttattttagggTTGTATTATGCCAATCGATTTTTTTTTAGTATAAGAAAACCGATACATAGAGACAAAAGCCAACAATTAACAGAAATTTAAATTTCAAGCTAATAAGTTTATTTTGTACACCCAAACGTAAGCTTTTCGGCCACAATCCTAGATCGATCAATATCCAGAGCAAAGAAAATTGGGAGGAGCATCTCAAACATGACGACGTACAGAAGATAAGGTCATATGATCAAGTTCATGAGTCGCTCTATAGCAGTTCGTCTTGCCCACTGGAACGAGATGATCTACTAGAATGATAATCTTGCAATATTACTTCTGTGTTGACGTATTATCGAACTTCCTTACCATACGATTCAATATGGACATCATAAAATCGCTCATCCTTTAGCCACGTGAGTATCTCGTGGATAGCAAGAAACTAAGCCAAGACTGGATTAAGGATATCTTCGAATGTACTTAAAGCAAGAGGAGGCTGGGAGGAGTCCAGTccctttaaaataaaaaattttttatttaaattttttaaaattttaaattagtaaagataaaattatattttaccctccttaaaaatgataaattttgctTATTAAGGTGTTCTCTTATAATTGTTTACTAAGGTGTTCTCTGAAAAAAATAAGAATTTGCTTCTTGTTCCTGCGAATAAGAGACGGAAGACGTACATAGAAGCCTTAGTTAATTATTGTTCCCGCCAATAAGAATTAGAACGAAACATAACCCCAGATCTTTTATAGTTAATAGCCTAGCTAGAAGCCTCCTCATAGAAGCGCAAAATATGGTGCACAACTTGACATTCCTCAGCACTAGCTCGAAAAAAGAAGACTGTGATCTGCGAATAGAAGATGGGACACTACAGGGCCTCCACGGCGAACAGAAATCCTGTGCAATATTCCACACGCTTTCGTCAGTTTGAATCGAAAGTTATGTTCTTCGGTGCAAACATGATCCATTTGCATAGCTCAATTGAAATATGGTTATATTAAATGtgacaaaataaaatatatttaacaaagATTATTTTTTACTCATgatcttgaaaaaaaaaagttagcgtcaaagttcaacaaattcgttctagtgataatttagtaaattttattattaagacATTGTCAACTTTAAAGTTTCAAATATCACTATATAAGATTGAAATGTGTCGACTCAAAAGATGAAACGTGATGTCATTAGGTGAAGTCAAAATTACGTTACACTTTTTTCCTTTA contains these protein-coding regions:
- the LOC108457867 gene encoding soluble inorganic pyrophosphatase 4-like, translating into MAPPIETTVKSSDSHCAPHPPLNERILSSMTRRSVAAHPWHDLEIGPGAPTVFNCVIEIGKGSKVKYELDKKTGLIKVDRVLYSSVVYPHNYGFIPRTLCEDNDPLDVLIIMQEPVLPGCFLRAKAIGLMPMIDQGEKDDKIIAVCADDPEYRHYNDIKELPPHRLAEIRRFFEDYKKNENKEVAVNDFLPASTAYEAIQHSMNLYADYIVESLRR